Proteins from one Falco naumanni isolate bFalNau1 chromosome 10, bFalNau1.pat, whole genome shotgun sequence genomic window:
- the OVCH2 gene encoding ovochymase-2 isoform X4: MCTAPGKLQLLLTGIVCIAEFHAAPSALQKDPKCGQKVQEANPWSYLNLFTRIVGGSQVKQGTHPWQVSLKRSQKHFCGGTIVSAQWVVTAAHCILDRNLLQYLNVTAGEHDLRIRETGEQTLPVKYAIKHPSFDPRRPMNYDIALLKLDGAFNFSSSVLPACLPDPGEKFEAGYICTACGWGRLNENGVLPQVLYEVNLPILNNKECSRALSTLKKPIQGDTIMCAGFPDGGRDACQGDSGGPLLCRRKHGAWTLAGVISWGMGCARGWISNEKRKHYDRGSPGIFTDLSAVLSWIQENMSADLKMKSSTAFCSVQDGKLPDSEGELRFPGSPKQFYQNHQEILRRRSSITYFGWLQ; this comes from the exons ATGTGCACGGCCCCTGGTAAGCTGCAGTTACTCCTGACAGGGATAGTTTGTATTGCAGAGTTTCATGCTGCACCATCTGCTCTTCAGAAAG ATCCTAAGTGTGGGCAGAAGGTTCAAGAGGCAAACCCATGGAGTTACCTGAACCTATTCACTCGGATTGTTGGGGGAAGCCAGGTGAAACAAGGCACACATCCGTGGCAG GTTTCCTTGAAACGAAgtcaaaagcatttctgtggAGGCACCATTGTTTCTGCTCAGTGGGTGGTCACGGCAGCTCACTGCATCTTAGACAG AAACCTACTCCAGTACTTGAATGTCACTGCCGGAGAGCATGATCTGAGGATCAGGGAGACCGGCGAGCAGACGCTCCCTGTTAAATACGCCATTAAGCATCCCAGCTTCGACCCCAGAAGGCCGATGAACTATGACATTGCCCTTCTGAAGCTGGATGGAGCCTTCAACTTCA GTTCTTCAGTTTTGCCAGCATGTCTTCCTGATCCAGGGGAAAAGTTTGAAGCAGGATACATCTGCACTGCTTGTGGTTGGGGCCGTTTAAATGAGA atggAGTACTCCCTCAGGTCTTATATGAAGTCAATCTACCAATCCTAAACAACAAGGAGTGCTCAAGAGCATTATCAACTTTAAAGAAACCCATCCAAGGTGACACTATAATGTGTGCTGGATTTCCAGATGGAGGAAGAGATGCCTGCCAG GGAGACTCAGGAGGCCCTCTTCTGTGTCGACGTAAGCATGGTGCCTGGACTCTGGCTGGTGTGATTTCGTGGGGCATGGGGTGTGCTCGTGGCTGGATAAGTAATGAGAAGAGGAAGCATTATGACAGAGGATCTCCGGGAATATTCACAGACCTCAGTGCGGTGCTTTCTTGGATTCAAGAGAACATGAGTGCTG atctgaaaatgaaaagctccACAG CATTTTGTAGCGTTCAGGATGGCAAACTCCCTGACAGTGAAGGAGAATTACGTTTTCCTGGAAGTCCCAAACAGTTCTATCAAAACCACCA GGAAATTCTGCGGAGGAGATCTTCCATTACCTATTTTGGTTGGCTCCAGTAG